From Methanoculleus oceani, a single genomic window includes:
- a CDS encoding cache domain-containing protein produces the protein MSSQLHPWIVAALAVLAIACAGCAAPDQSATATASATDGDAAALLIRLQSEITAALEGLDDRLAYAAFDLGETDLNDDAARGILANLSATDPSIADCVAVDAGGTIVAAEPAAYRGAEGADIRGQDHVRHILATKRPIMSEVITVAEGFPAAVITAPIFTNESRFAGFAAVVFRPEDLIGGVAGPAANGTPYQVMVVQTDGRVLYDTDPAQVGRMTFEDPLYADYPELLDVARRVADERYGTATYRFAADGGQTVQKEIAWTTAGLHGVEWRVAVIRAVE, from the coding sequence ATGAGTTCTCAATTACACCCATGGATCGTCGCCGCTCTGGCGGTTCTGGCCATCGCCTGCGCCGGTTGCGCGGCACCGGACCAGTCGGCGACGGCGACCGCCTCCGCAACCGACGGAGATGCCGCGGCGCTCCTTATCCGCCTGCAGTCCGAGATCACCGCGGCGCTCGAAGGCCTGGACGACCGCCTGGCATACGCGGCGTTCGACCTCGGGGAGACCGACCTCAACGACGATGCCGCCCGCGGGATCCTCGCAAACCTCTCCGCCACCGATCCGTCGATCGCCGACTGCGTGGCCGTCGACGCGGGCGGCACGATCGTCGCCGCCGAGCCGGCGGCATACCGCGGCGCCGAGGGCGCGGACATCCGGGGCCAGGACCACGTCCGGCACATCCTGGCAACGAAGCGGCCGATCATGAGCGAGGTGATCACGGTCGCGGAAGGCTTCCCGGCGGCGGTCATCACGGCGCCGATATTTACGAACGAGAGCCGGTTCGCCGGGTTTGCCGCCGTCGTCTTCCGGCCGGAAGACCTGATCGGCGGCGTCGCCGGCCCGGCGGCGAACGGCACCCCTTACCAGGTGATGGTCGTCCAGACGGACGGGCGGGTGCTCTACGACACCGATCCGGCCCAGGTCGGACGGATGACGTTTGAGGACCCGCTCTACGCGGACTACCCGGAGCTGCTTGACGTGGCCCGCCGGGTCGCCGACGAGCGGTACGGCACCGCGACCTACAGGTTTGCCGCCGACGGCGGGCAGACGGTGCAGAAGGAGATTGCCTGGACGACGGCCGGGCTCCACGGGGTCGAGTGGCGCGTGGCGGTGATCCGGGCGGTTGAGTAG
- a CDS encoding small multi-drug export protein, which produces MTADHTTDMPEPGSWKALLANPYLTGPLKFILPLAIIPAIFATLYLIEPYQQFLMLSGLLIAYFIPPAGKESIIPIAILMGYPWWLVTLVIFLLDVAVSLFVVWNFDLALKIPLVGRLLESGMTAGRNYTDTQPWLRRFSTIGLVLFVFFPLQGTGAMNGAIVGRLLGLDKARVFGCVCAGSIASSLIIALGADVLLDVYRQNPALGIGILAAIVTAVLAAIIGWRMHEKRLRERTPR; this is translated from the coding sequence ATGACCGCGGACCATACGACCGATATGCCCGAACCGGGGAGCTGGAAGGCCCTCCTCGCAAACCCCTACCTCACCGGCCCCCTGAAGTTCATCCTCCCGCTCGCCATCATCCCGGCCATCTTTGCGACGCTCTACCTGATCGAGCCCTACCAGCAGTTTCTGATGCTCTCCGGTCTGCTCATTGCTTACTTCATCCCCCCGGCCGGGAAGGAGTCGATCATTCCCATCGCCATCCTGATGGGCTACCCCTGGTGGCTCGTCACGCTCGTGATCTTCCTCCTCGACGTGGCCGTCTCCCTCTTCGTCGTCTGGAATTTCGACCTGGCGCTGAAGATCCCGCTCGTCGGCCGGCTGCTCGAGAGCGGGATGACGGCGGGCCGGAACTACACCGATACCCAGCCCTGGCTCCGGCGATTCTCGACGATCGGGCTCGTCCTCTTCGTCTTCTTCCCCCTCCAGGGGACCGGGGCGATGAACGGGGCGATCGTCGGCCGGCTGCTCGGGCTGGATAAGGCCCGGGTCTTTGGTTGCGTCTGCGCCGGGTCGATCGCCTCCAGCCTCATCATCGCCCTCGGGGCCGACGTGCTCCTGGACGTCTACCGGCAGAACCCGGCGCTCGGTATCGGCATCCTGGCCGCGATCGTCACCGCAGTTCTGGCCGCAATCATCGGGTGGCGGATGCACGAGAAGAGGCTCAGGGAACGGACGCCCCGGTGA
- a CDS encoding diacylglycerol/polyprenol kinase family protein translates to MNESLRQVVHLVFGLGIAGFVLFFDRDLTLSVLMLALFVGFILSDAVSRGYTVPVVSAFIASLERRDAVPGKGALFFALGALFSLVFFSKEVAFIGLVVLSLLDSVTTLVGVRFGRTRIYNHKSLEGTLAGVAVTAAALCLFVPPAIAFATAAVTAFAELVSPVDDNLVIPVVACLVLTVLL, encoded by the coding sequence ATGAACGAGTCGCTCCGGCAGGTCGTCCACCTCGTCTTCGGCCTCGGGATCGCGGGATTTGTCCTCTTCTTCGACCGCGACCTCACCCTCTCCGTCCTCATGCTCGCTCTCTTCGTGGGATTCATCCTCTCCGACGCCGTCTCACGGGGCTACACCGTCCCGGTCGTCTCGGCGTTCATCGCGAGCCTTGAGCGGCGGGATGCCGTCCCGGGCAAAGGAGCCCTCTTCTTCGCGCTCGGAGCTCTCTTCTCCCTCGTCTTCTTCAGTAAGGAGGTCGCCTTCATCGGGCTCGTGGTGCTCTCGCTCCTCGACAGCGTCACCACCCTCGTCGGCGTCCGGTTCGGCAGGACCCGGATCTACAACCACAAGTCCCTCGAGGGGACGCTTGCCGGGGTGGCGGTGACGGCGGCCGCCCTCTGTCTCTTCGTCCCGCCGGCGATCGCCTTCGCGACGGCCGCGGTCACGGCCTTCGCCGAACTGGTGAGCCCCGTCGACGACAACCTCGTCATCCCGGTCGTTGCCTGCCTTGTCCTCACGGTGCTGCTCTGA
- a CDS encoding cation diffusion facilitator family transporter, which translates to MGVVVPGERDVSGQDGVLKEKTARLSVASNTLLVVTKLAVGLAIGSVGIISEAIHSAIDLIAAVIAYFSVRQSARPPDECHTFGHGKYESISGLLEAVLILAAAALIINEAVRNLLGGEGTLNVEGLGLGIAVMLLSAGVNTYVSSRLMTVAKKTESIALESDAWHLRTDVYTSVGVVAGLVLIRLTGLVVLDSLVALAVAAIILRAAFDLIRRSFEDLVDRSLPADEEARIREIISGHCTNVISFHRLRTRRSGPNRFVDFHLVVPRTATLEEAYGVVKRVEDDVRQEFPRTSVTIRVQPCTGEDCSACGVFTTCPECDRLALCGGQKERE; encoded by the coding sequence ATGGGAGTGGTCGTTCCGGGGGAACGGGATGTTTCGGGCCAGGATGGTGTTCTCAAAGAGAAGACCGCACGCCTCTCGGTCGCATCGAACACGCTTCTTGTGGTGACGAAGCTGGCCGTCGGTCTCGCCATCGGCTCGGTCGGCATCATATCCGAGGCGATCCACTCCGCCATCGACCTGATTGCCGCAGTTATCGCCTACTTCTCGGTCAGGCAGTCGGCCCGGCCTCCCGACGAGTGCCATACCTTCGGGCACGGGAAGTACGAGAGTATATCGGGGCTCCTCGAGGCGGTCCTGATCCTCGCGGCCGCCGCCCTGATCATCAACGAAGCGGTGAGAAACCTCCTCGGCGGGGAGGGAACGCTGAACGTCGAGGGGCTCGGGCTCGGTATCGCCGTCATGCTCCTTTCGGCCGGGGTAAACACCTACGTCTCCTCCCGGCTGATGACAGTGGCGAAGAAGACCGAGTCGATCGCGCTCGAGAGCGACGCCTGGCACCTGCGCACAGACGTCTACACCTCCGTCGGGGTCGTGGCCGGGCTCGTCCTGATCCGGCTGACCGGTCTCGTGGTGCTCGATTCGCTCGTCGCGCTCGCGGTCGCCGCCATCATCCTTCGGGCGGCCTTCGACCTCATCCGGCGCTCGTTCGAGGACCTCGTCGACCGGAGCCTTCCCGCCGACGAAGAGGCCCGGATCCGCGAGATCATCAGCGGGCACTGCACGAACGTCATCAGTTTCCACCGGCTCCGGACCCGCCGGTCGGGGCCGAACCGGTTCGTGGATTTCCACCTGGTCGTCCCGAGGACCGCGACCCTCGAAGAGGCGTACGGGGTCGTGAAGCGCGTGGAAGACGATGTCCGGCAGGAGTTCCCCCGGACGAGCGTCACTATCAGGGTCCAGCCCTGCACCGGCGAGGACTGTTCCGCCTGCGGGGTCTTCACCACCTGCCCGGAGTGCGACCGGCTCGCGCTCTGCGGGGGACAAAAAGAGCGGGAATAA
- the pyk gene encoding pyruvate kinase has product MMLEEVLQQISEQAKRKRMSLPDHKTKIVCTIGPASRSREVLVRMIRAGMNVARLNLSHGTFDEHRENIRNVRAAAEDIGLPITILLDLPGPKIRIGDLAEEPMELRKGETVTLTPAPVQGDPSRIPVDFEQFPQLVSGGSTIFLSDGFLQLRVDEIAGTDVRATVVIGGPLLSRKGMSLVGGGGILAVSAVTDRDLECIEFGLAEGLDTFSISFIERAEDILKAREYAARSGKSIRVIAKIERQEALANLDEILRESDGVMIARGDLGVQTPIEEVPAVQKRIIQKANILGRPAITATQMLMSMTDNIRPTRAEVTDVANAILDGTDAVMLSEETSIGKYPVETVAMMAKIARSTEEKRASVGAGCGPLDYFRHGKGREMITVNDVVSLNVIEALDALGIRFVLTPTRSGSTPRNISRFKPEAWILAFTRNPSTLKFLAFSYGVCPFLIRSEKEYWHGAILDSIRNLGLIGPGERVVLTEGVSPGREGTDSLIILTVD; this is encoded by the coding sequence ATGATGCTCGAAGAGGTGCTGCAGCAGATCTCGGAGCAGGCGAAACGGAAGCGGATGAGCCTGCCCGACCATAAAACAAAGATCGTATGTACCATCGGGCCCGCATCCCGCTCCCGGGAGGTGCTCGTCCGGATGATCCGGGCAGGCATGAACGTCGCCCGGCTCAACCTCTCCCACGGAACGTTCGACGAGCACCGGGAGAACATACGGAACGTCCGGGCCGCGGCCGAGGATATCGGGCTCCCCATCACGATCCTGCTCGACCTCCCGGGACCGAAGATCCGGATCGGCGACCTCGCAGAAGAGCCCATGGAACTTCGCAAGGGGGAGACCGTCACCCTCACCCCCGCCCCGGTGCAGGGCGACCCTTCCCGGATCCCCGTCGACTTCGAGCAGTTTCCACAGCTGGTCTCGGGGGGGAGCACCATCTTCCTCAGCGACGGGTTCCTCCAGCTCCGGGTCGACGAGATCGCGGGCACGGACGTCCGGGCGACGGTGGTCATCGGCGGCCCCCTCCTCTCGCGCAAGGGAATGAGCCTCGTGGGCGGCGGGGGGATCCTCGCGGTCAGCGCCGTGACCGACCGCGACCTCGAGTGCATTGAGTTCGGGCTTGCCGAGGGGCTCGACACCTTCAGCATATCCTTCATCGAGCGGGCGGAGGATATCCTGAAGGCCCGGGAGTACGCGGCCCGGTCCGGGAAATCCATCCGGGTGATCGCAAAGATCGAGCGGCAGGAGGCGCTCGCAAACCTCGATGAGATCCTCCGGGAGTCCGACGGGGTCATGATTGCCCGGGGCGACCTCGGGGTCCAGACTCCCATCGAAGAGGTTCCCGCTGTACAGAAACGGATCATCCAGAAGGCCAACATCCTCGGCCGGCCGGCGATCACTGCCACCCAGATGCTGATGTCGATGACCGACAACATCCGGCCCACCCGGGCGGAGGTGACCGACGTCGCGAACGCCATCCTCGACGGGACGGATGCCGTCATGCTCTCCGAGGAGACGTCCATCGGGAAGTATCCGGTCGAGACGGTCGCGATGATGGCGAAGATCGCCCGTTCGACCGAGGAGAAGCGCGCAAGCGTCGGCGCAGGGTGCGGCCCGCTCGACTACTTCAGGCACGGGAAGGGACGGGAGATGATCACCGTCAACGACGTCGTCTCCTTAAACGTCATCGAGGCGCTGGACGCGCTCGGCATCCGGTTCGTGCTGACGCCCACCCGCTCCGGGAGCACCCCCCGGAACATCTCCCGGTTCAAACCCGAGGCCTGGATCCTCGCGTTCACCCGGAATCCGAGCACCCTTAAGTTCCTGGCGTTCTCCTACGGGGTCTGCCCGTTCCTGATCCGGAGCGAGAAGGAGTACTGGCACGGGGCGATCCTCGACTCGATCCGGAACCTGGGGCTTATCGGGCCCGGGGAGCGCGTGGTGCTCACCGAAGGGGTATCCCCCGGGCGCGAAGGGACCGACTCGCTCATCATTCTCACGGTCGATTGA
- a CDS encoding energy-coupling factor ABC transporter ATP-binding protein, with translation MTTPLLETDNVTYTYQNSPAALAGVSVRIAAGSKTALVGPNGAGKSTLLLMLNGMLRPASGEVRFDGRPLAYDNRSLRDLRRRVGFVFQNPDVQIIAPTVEQDVAFGPVNLGLPPDAVRQAVRDALGYVGLRGYEKRPPHHLSGGEKKRVAIAGILAMEPAVLVFDEPTNTLDPASSEEVMELLDELASGGRTVLISTHDVELAYRWADSVILMERGSVLARGPPEEVFSDHGLLAAARLKPPALLDLYNELGLRGVIDRGVPPKSVLEFTDRIEREMHGHAPARDEPGKIYLCNADRTGGDELRVLVEQGVVEHVGAMGTRAKEFANRERILLDYTYGVIDKCILKALIGENSLIITTGGMVEHVHRRIGEYSAESGRALKATPVQGPVSPGPGRESVPE, from the coding sequence ATGACGACACCACTGCTTGAAACCGACAACGTCACCTACACCTACCAGAACAGCCCCGCCGCGCTTGCCGGGGTGAGCGTCCGGATTGCCGCCGGATCGAAGACCGCCCTCGTCGGCCCGAACGGCGCCGGGAAGTCGACGCTTCTTCTGATGCTCAACGGCATGCTCCGGCCCGCCTCGGGCGAGGTGCGCTTCGACGGCCGGCCGCTTGCCTACGACAACCGGAGTCTCCGGGACCTCCGCCGCCGGGTTGGGTTCGTCTTCCAGAACCCCGACGTCCAGATCATCGCCCCGACCGTCGAGCAGGACGTGGCTTTCGGGCCGGTGAACCTCGGCCTCCCCCCCGACGCCGTCCGCCAGGCGGTCCGGGACGCGCTCGGGTACGTCGGACTCCGGGGCTACGAGAAGCGGCCGCCCCACCACCTCTCCGGGGGCGAGAAGAAACGGGTCGCCATCGCCGGTATCCTCGCGATGGAGCCGGCGGTCCTGGTCTTCGACGAACCGACGAACACCCTCGACCCGGCAAGCTCGGAGGAGGTGATGGAACTCCTCGACGAACTCGCCTCCGGCGGTCGGACGGTGCTCATATCGACGCACGATGTCGAACTTGCCTACCGCTGGGCCGACTCGGTCATCCTCATGGAACGGGGGAGCGTCCTCGCCCGGGGGCCTCCGGAGGAGGTCTTCTCGGACCACGGCCTCCTCGCGGCCGCACGCCTGAAACCGCCCGCCCTCCTCGACCTCTACAACGAGCTCGGTCTCCGGGGCGTCATCGACCGGGGCGTCCCCCCAAAAAGCGTACTCGAGTTCACCGACCGGATCGAGCGGGAGATGCACGGCCACGCCCCGGCCCGGGACGAGCCCGGGAAGATCTACCTCTGCAACGCCGACCGGACCGGCGGCGACGAGCTTCGAGTGCTCGTGGAGCAGGGGGTGGTCGAGCATGTCGGGGCGATGGGCACCCGCGCCAAGGAGTTCGCCAACCGGGAGCGGATCCTCCTCGACTACACCTACGGCGTCATCGACAAGTGCATCTTAAAAGCCCTCATCGGGGAGAACTCGCTCATCATCACCACCGGGGGCATGGTCGAGCACGTCCATCGCCGTATCGGGGAATACAGTGCCGAGAGTGGGCGGGCGCTCAAGGCGACCCCGGTGCAGGGGCCGGTGAGCCCCGGACCCGGCAGGGAGAGCGTCCCGGAGTGA
- the cbiQ gene encoding cobalt ECF transporter T component CbiQ, whose protein sequence is MYEVLEDFAQQNGLRQTSPGLKLFLGVSSILLCVSSSDPAAPLLVAASMSAAVLALAKIPARFYARLLLVPVSFSVMSIAVILFITAGGAVLLEVPGLPLAVTSDGANLALLLLARVFGGMCSLYFIALTTPMTEVFDILRRLRVPAVFIDLAMLTYRFIFILIEEAGQIYRSQVMRLGYGRFRESVQSSGMLAGALFLRTWESGEALILAMDARCYDGKLGIPGDSRPVSFIAIITTLLYLSAVFGVSLSTGGLVLV, encoded by the coding sequence ATGTACGAGGTGCTCGAAGACTTTGCCCAACAAAACGGCCTCCGGCAGACGAGCCCGGGCCTCAAACTCTTTCTCGGGGTCTCAAGCATCCTCCTCTGCGTCTCGTCGTCCGATCCTGCCGCCCCCCTGCTCGTCGCGGCCTCGATGAGCGCCGCCGTCCTCGCCCTCGCGAAGATCCCCGCACGGTTCTACGCCCGGCTTCTCCTCGTCCCGGTCTCGTTTTCGGTGATGAGCATCGCCGTGATCCTCTTCATCACCGCCGGCGGGGCGGTGCTTCTCGAGGTCCCCGGCCTCCCCCTCGCGGTCACGTCGGACGGCGCGAACCTCGCCCTCCTCCTCCTCGCCCGGGTCTTTGGGGGCATGTGCTCGCTCTACTTCATCGCGCTCACGACGCCGATGACAGAGGTCTTCGATATCCTCAGGAGGCTCCGGGTGCCCGCCGTCTTCATCGATCTCGCCATGCTCACCTATCGGTTCATCTTCATCCTCATCGAGGAGGCCGGCCAGATCTACCGATCGCAGGTGATGCGCCTCGGCTACGGCCGGTTCCGGGAGTCGGTGCAGTCGTCCGGGATGCTCGCAGGAGCCCTCTTCCTCAGGACCTGGGAGAGCGGCGAGGCCCTGATCCTTGCGATGGACGCACGCTGCTACGACGGCAAACTCGGCATCCCGGGCGACTCCCGGCCGGTCTCCTTCATCGCAATCATAACGACCCTTCTCTATCTTTCGGCCGTCTTCGGCGTCTCGCTTTCCACCGGAGGTCTGGTCCTCGTATGA
- a CDS encoding energy-coupling factor ABC transporter substrate-binding protein — MKHGMEIAVAALIIVFAAVFLFQDAAIQASLGDGEEAWGGADGEAADLIEASGYEPWTEPFWAPPSGEIESLLFALQAAIGAVIIGYVFGYWQGSRKTA; from the coding sequence ATGAAGCACGGTATGGAGATCGCGGTCGCCGCGCTCATCATCGTCTTTGCCGCAGTCTTCCTGTTCCAGGACGCCGCGATCCAGGCCAGCCTCGGCGACGGGGAGGAGGCCTGGGGCGGTGCCGACGGCGAGGCCGCCGACCTCATCGAGGCCTCCGGCTACGAGCCCTGGACCGAACCCTTCTGGGCACCCCCGAGCGGCGAGATTGAGTCGCTCCTCTTCGCCCTGCAGGCCGCCATCGGCGCCGTGATCATCGGCTATGTCTTCGGCTACTGGCAGGGCAGCAGGAAAACCGCCTGA
- a CDS encoding energy-coupling factor ABC transporter permease, whose product MHIMEGFLPSPWWQVWFLVSLPFIIIGLYQLNKLVQEKREALPLLAVAGAFVFVLSSLKLPSFNGSCSHPTGTGLGGVLFGPCIAAVLGLIVLVFQAVFLAHGGITTLGANVFSMGIAGPAVAYLIYKAGTRAGANTYATVFCAAALADLSTYVVTSVQLALAFPGTAGFLGAFSAFAAIFAVTQVPLAIVEGAVIMLVFKYIVQLKPEILTRLNLLSESTVKKLQEAAA is encoded by the coding sequence ATGCACATCATGGAAGGATTCTTACCAAGCCCCTGGTGGCAGGTCTGGTTTCTTGTCTCCCTGCCCTTCATTATTATCGGACTGTATCAGCTCAACAAACTCGTACAGGAGAAACGGGAAGCCCTGCCGCTCCTTGCGGTCGCAGGCGCCTTCGTCTTCGTTCTCTCCTCGCTCAAACTCCCCTCGTTCAACGGGAGCTGCTCCCACCCCACGGGGACGGGGCTTGGCGGCGTCCTCTTCGGCCCCTGCATCGCCGCCGTTCTCGGGCTGATCGTCCTCGTCTTCCAGGCGGTCTTCCTCGCGCACGGCGGGATCACCACCCTCGGGGCGAACGTCTTCTCGATGGGGATCGCGGGGCCCGCCGTCGCCTACCTCATCTATAAGGCCGGAACACGGGCGGGCGCAAACACCTACGCGACGGTCTTTTGCGCCGCAGCCCTTGCCGATCTCTCCACCTACGTCGTCACCTCGGTCCAGCTCGCCCTCGCCTTCCCGGGAACCGCCGGATTCCTCGGAGCATTCTCGGCCTTCGCCGCGATATTCGCCGTCACCCAGGTCCCGCTCGCCATCGTCGAGGGTGCGGTCATCATGCTCGTCTTCAAGTATATCGTCCAGCTCAAGCCCGAGATCCTCACCCGTTTGAATCTCCTCTCCGAGAGCACCGTCAAAAAACTCCAGGAGGCCGCGGCATGA
- a CDS encoding cobyrinate a,c-diamide synthase: protein MRSIPRIVIAGTHSGCGKTTLASGLMAALVTRGLAVQPFKVGPDFIDPTHHSAICGRTSRNLDPFMMGEAGVRETFFRASAGADVAVVEGVMGLYDGLDGTDTASTAHVAKILDAPVLLAVDAKGASRSVHATIRGYVGFDPGVRVAGVVFNRVGSPRHRALIEATQSLPVYGWVPRRDDLVVASRHLGLAMAAETGAMGGFGAVVEESCDLPGIMDLARSAPPLPAPADVSCRPEAGVRIGVARDAAFCFYYPDNLDRLWQAGAALVFFSPMTDRLPDVDALYFGGGYPELHAEALAASRCREDVRRAVDDGMPVYGECGGLAYLTERLATAEGDYPMVGVLPAATEMTGRIQGLGYVEARVVGGAPVLAPGSVFRGHEFHYSRLDCASDARFALELLRGRGIDGGRDGLVVQNAVGQYTHAYFPEGFAGTLVRAAGAYRRG, encoded by the coding sequence ATGCGCTCGATTCCACGGATCGTCATCGCCGGAACCCACAGCGGCTGCGGCAAGACAACGCTTGCAAGCGGCCTGATGGCGGCGCTCGTTACCCGGGGGCTCGCCGTCCAGCCGTTCAAGGTAGGCCCGGACTTCATCGATCCCACGCACCATTCGGCCATCTGCGGCCGGACCTCGCGCAACCTCGACCCGTTCATGATGGGAGAGGCGGGGGTGCGGGAGACGTTCTTCCGGGCCTCTGCCGGAGCCGATGTTGCCGTCGTCGAGGGCGTGATGGGGCTCTACGACGGCCTCGACGGGACCGATACCGCGAGCACGGCGCACGTAGCAAAGATCCTCGATGCCCCGGTCCTCCTTGCGGTGGACGCAAAAGGGGCGTCACGGAGCGTCCACGCGACTATCCGGGGCTACGTTGGGTTCGATCCGGGGGTCCGGGTCGCCGGGGTCGTCTTCAACCGGGTCGGGAGTCCCCGTCACCGGGCGCTGATCGAGGCCACACAGAGCCTCCCGGTCTACGGGTGGGTCCCCCGGCGGGACGACCTCGTGGTCGCGAGCCGGCACCTCGGACTTGCGATGGCGGCCGAGACCGGGGCGATGGGAGGGTTCGGTGCGGTGGTAGAGGAGTCCTGCGATCTACCCGGTATCATGGACCTCGCACGGTCGGCCCCGCCCCTCCCGGCGCCGGCGGATGTCTCGTGCCGGCCCGAGGCGGGGGTTCGGATCGGCGTCGCCCGCGATGCGGCGTTCTGCTTCTACTATCCCGACAACCTCGACCGGCTTTGGCAGGCCGGGGCGGCCCTGGTCTTCTTCTCACCGATGACGGACCGGCTCCCGGACGTGGACGCCCTTTACTTCGGGGGAGGTTACCCGGAGCTCCACGCGGAGGCACTCGCAGCCTCCCGGTGCCGGGAGGACGTGCGCCGGGCGGTCGACGACGGCATGCCGGTCTACGGCGAGTGCGGCGGGCTCGCCTACCTCACGGAACGGCTTGCGACCGCCGAGGGCGACTACCCGATGGTAGGCGTCCTCCCCGCGGCGACGGAGATGACGGGCCGCATCCAGGGCCTCGGCTACGTGGAGGCCCGGGTGGTCGGCGGAGCGCCGGTCCTTGCGCCGGGATCCGTCTTCCGGGGCCACGAGTTCCACTATTCACGCCTCGACTGCGCTTCGGACGCCCGGTTTGCCCTGGAACTCCTCCGGGGCCGGGGGATCGACGGCGGCCGGGACGGACTCGTCGTGCAGAACGCGGTCGGGCAGTACACTCACGCTTACTTCCCGGAGGGGTTTGCCGGGACGCTGGTCCGGGCCGCCGGGGCATACCGGCGGGGGTAA
- a CDS encoding cupredoxin domain-containing protein, which produces MKSMFGILALMVIASIMIAGCVQPAGNETVTPGTTPGLTETPMETETPMATETPMETGTPMTTETPMATETPMETETPMGTATTPVGTETPMTTATTPTGDGTPMATETTLAPGATETPPGTPAALIADEIVSITESGYVPDTITVPAGTTVGWTNDASTNQTVSATGASGFFDSGLLQPGDSYSYTFNGVGNYTYQSLTTGIEGEVIVTG; this is translated from the coding sequence ATGAAGAGCATGTTTGGTATCCTTGCCCTCATGGTGATCGCGAGCATCATGATCGCAGGATGTGTACAGCCAGCGGGTAACGAGACGGTGACCCCCGGTACAACACCGGGACTCACCGAGACCCCGATGGAAACTGAAACCCCGATGGCGACCGAAACCCCGATGGAAACCGGGACGCCCATGACGACTGAGACACCGATGGCGACCGAAACCCCGATGGAGACCGAGACCCCGATGGGAACCGCGACAACCCCGGTGGGGACCGAGACACCGATGACAACGGCAACAACGCCGACAGGAGACGGAACACCGATGGCAACGGAAACGACCCTCGCCCCGGGCGCGACGGAGACCCCGCCGGGAACGCCGGCGGCACTCATCGCTGACGAGATCGTATCCATCACCGAGAGCGGGTACGTGCCGGACACGATCACCGTCCCCGCGGGCACCACGGTGGGATGGACCAACGACGCCTCGACGAATCAGACCGTATCGGCGACCGGAGCATCAGGATTCTTCGACTCCGGGTTGCTCCAGCCGGGCGACTCGTACAGTTACACCTTCAACGGCGTGGGCAACTACACCTACCAGTCGTTGACGACCGGGATTGAAGGTGAAGTCATCGTCACCGGCTAA
- a CDS encoding aldo/keto reductase produces MAGLEKRRFGKTGRQVTSVGLGGEGILRTYGRHAEANAVIMEALNQGIAYFDSAKAYAGSEDYYGEVWVSRPDLRAPVFQASKSASRAHADAEMDLQETLRRMGIETLDLWQIHDIRTFPEIREMEGPGGALAAFVEAKEMGIVRQIGVTGHHDPDVLSHAVENWPVDAVMMPVNPVEGALGGFLDATLSAARDQGVAVIGMKVLGGSNYLVPDAGVTPDLLVRYALAQDISVAIVGCSTPAEVQALAAAGRSGSLPDDEAGALVEAFRPYARELAYYRGSL; encoded by the coding sequence ATGGCCGGACTGGAGAAGCGCAGGTTCGGGAAGACCGGGCGGCAGGTCACCTCCGTGGGGCTCGGGGGCGAGGGGATCCTCAGGACGTACGGGCGGCATGCGGAGGCAAACGCCGTCATCATGGAAGCCCTCAATCAGGGGATCGCCTACTTCGACTCGGCGAAGGCCTACGCGGGGAGCGAGGATTACTACGGCGAGGTCTGGGTGAGTCGTCCCGACCTCCGGGCACCCGTGTTCCAGGCCAGCAAGTCGGCGAGCCGGGCACACGCGGACGCCGAGATGGACCTCCAGGAGACCCTCCGGCGGATGGGGATCGAGACTCTCGACCTCTGGCAGATCCACGACATCCGGACGTTTCCTGAGATCCGGGAGATGGAGGGGCCGGGCGGCGCCCTCGCGGCGTTCGTCGAGGCGAAGGAGATGGGCATCGTCCGGCAGATCGGGGTGACGGGACACCACGATCCGGACGTCCTCTCGCATGCGGTGGAGAACTGGCCGGTCGACGCCGTCATGATGCCCGTGAACCCGGTGGAGGGAGCGCTCGGGGGGTTCCTTGATGCGACGCTCTCCGCTGCGAGGGACCAGGGGGTCGCGGTCATCGGGATGAAGGTACTCGGCGGGTCGAACTACCTCGTCCCCGATGCGGGGGTGACACCGGATCTCCTCGTCCGGTACGCCCTCGCCCAGGACATCTCCGTTGCGATCGTCGGCTGCTCGACGCCCGCGGAGGTGCAGGCGCTTGCCGCCGCCGGGCGGAGCGGCTCCCTGCCCGACGACGAAGCGGGGGCGCTCGTCGAAGCGTTCCGGCCCTATGCCCGCGAGCTCGCGTATTACCGGGGTTCCCTGTGA